Proteins encoded by one window of Electrophorus electricus isolate fEleEle1 chromosome 17, fEleEle1.pri, whole genome shotgun sequence:
- the LOC113575171 gene encoding adhesion G-protein coupled receptor G2-like isoform X1: MVNTALCGCHDRQQKVLSHVLLSVLVLLAYLAGVTTMTTAMTSKTTASTPTSGPGITYQRNMSSTVINNTTMTKTSITQRSSNFTSGSTNPTNTSSNITTMLMTSTDTTSFYSPTASTPTHCNFSQQCDDHSVYYWMTISVEVTGTFSDEAKIAMWLQQLFREKLGKCNSSTSLDSNNMGMLSSGASVQSNSSLTTVHTPENSVRQIGTTTNLLKNIEVMCDIKTSNETQCNVVLQLTQEADQCCIVSIVDNSTVQAHVVGDKIEKVAKGLCVMNATASPAGNFEKCNGFLTSGSFCNSNVAVNISCSGQSGTVYVSQGIQHGRNCSSSAGNSVNPINTCSCTAYCNSPAAYYTMNITIVDSSFNITQIGSLISHPKPCNTEIHKYINTIYTYFLPLTLGLILLLKYIPVSTFSSGCLVLHNISKMYDSFTVQCGPQPNVNNCTVILKLTKAVDTCSVGSALLTAFQNESAIHAFGIVTRVAKSCISENRTNIDPIQLNMESLVYFNLTLYDICKVNLDRPLGSCMLPPEVCHLVITINQTTIQNVTTTLTPTVVNATLTTNTTNLNTTASTTSAEAAAEALKNMSKNVLSLSFAQIEDIMSQLEQILAHSPNVSLNLGTSCIDTVSNLLDASPNTLAPLSKRIIRLVDTVGLKLVVQSQMATILAQSLALAVKKVDGTAFPQTTFTMIDSSDLQIDSGRRRRRNTETRFLSPQGSVLLPASLTKNLTTQEQQMASRVQFNFYQKSTLFQDKALNPNKSMLISGVLSASVANLSISNLTDNIVITLRNTKSSMSYTENYTLSCVFWDFYLNGGAGGWSPEGCKVMNRTANETVCSCNHLTGFGVLLNIFQEGPPNPLQALILSYITYIGCGISAIFLSITLLTYLSFEKLRKDTPSKILIHLCLALLMLNLVFLLDSWLALYANAKGLCISTAFFLHYFLLASFTWMALEAVHMYIVFVKVFNTYVSRFMVKLGFAGWGIPLVVVIIVIATDENNYGLVSYGKVDNEYTNDFCWLKSEIAFYVGVVVYFCVVFLMNLTMFIVVMVQLCRIKRQNPHSVQYRSSLQQLRSVAGLTVLLGLTWGFAFFAWGVLNLPFMYLFAIFNSLQGFFIFVLHCAVKENVRRQWRTYLCCGKFRLPENSEWSHTATQKNKKSSVNRFATSFRSVQSSKSNHSSSSTTFLVSDSSGADHHLGISNPYDDRAITAQEEHSLDVILNEINHRHRGQRLH; this comes from the exons ATGGTGAATACAGCCCTTTGCGGATGCCATGACAGGCAGCAGAAGGTCCTGTCCCAtgtcctgctctctgttctgGTCCTGCTGGCTTACCTAG CAGGGGTAACTACCATGACAACAGCGATGACTTCAAAAACCACAGCTAGCACTCCTACATCTG GCCCAGGAATCACCTATCAAAGAAATATGTCTTCAACAGTGATAAATAACACAACAATGACGAAGACTTCAATAACCCAAAGAAGCTCTAATTTTACATCTG GATCCACCAATCCAACAAACACGTCTTCAAATATCACAACAATGTTGATGACCTCAACAGACACAACTAGCTTTTATTCGCCAACAG CTTCAACACCAACACATTGCAACTTCTCACAACAATGTGACGATCACT CTGTCTACTACTGGATGACAATCAGTGTTGAAGTAACTGGAACATTTTCTGATGAGGCCAAAATTGCTATGTGG CTCCAGCAACTGTTCAGAGAGAAACTAGGAAAATGTAACTCTAGCACCAGTCTAGACAGCAACAACATGGGCATGTTGAGCTCTGGTGCCTCTGTACAAAGCAACAGCTCACTTACTACAGTTCACACACCAGAAAACAG tGTGAGACAAATTGGAACTACAACCAACCTCCTTAAA AACATTGAGGTCATGTGCGATATTAAGACTAG TAATGAGACACAATGCAATGTCGTGCTGCAGTTGACTCAGGAAGCTGATCAGTGCTGCATAGTGAGTATAGTGGACAACTCGACCGTGCAGGCCCATGTGGTTGGAGACAAAATAGAGAAAGTGG CAAAAGGGCTTTGTGTCATGAATGCTACAGCATCTCCTGCTGGAAACTTTGAGAAGTGCAATGGTTTTCTGACCTCAGGGAGTTTCTGTAATTCAAATGTGGCAGTTAATATCTCTTG tagTGGACAGAGTGGGACAGTGTATGTTTCACAGGGTATTCAACATGGGAGGAACTGCAGCTCTTCTGCTGGTAACAGTG TAAATCCAATAAACACCTGTTCTTGTACAGCTTACTGCAATAGCCCTG ctgcCTATTACACTATGAACATTACAATAGTAGACTCCAGCTTTAATATTACACAGATTGGATCACTG ATTTCTCATCCAAAACCTTgcaacacagagatacataaGTACATTAATACCATATACACTTATTTCTTGCCTTTAACACTAGGCCTTATTCTGCTACTAAAATATATTCCTGTTTCTACATTTAGTTCTGGTTGCCTAGTTCTGCATAATATTTCTAAGATGTATGAC AGCTTTACAGTGCAGTGTGGACCACAACCAAA TGTGAACAATTGCACTGTCATTTTGAAATTGACGAAGGCAGTGGATACATGTTCAGTAGGCTCAGCATTACTCACTGCATTTCAAAACGAAAGCGCTATCCATGCCTTCGGCATTGTTACCAGAGTTG CAAAATCATGTATCTCGGAAAATAGGACAAATATAGATCCTATACAGTTAAATATGGAAAGTCTGGTATATTTCAACCTTACCCTTTATGACATCTGTAAGGTGAACTTGGACAGACCTCTGGGTTCCTG CATGCTCCCGCCAGAAGTATGTCACCTAGTTATAACCATAAACCAGACCACAATTCAGAATGTCACAACTACACTGACACCTACAGTGGTTAATGCAACGCTCACCACCAACACAACTAACCTCAACACCACAG CCTCTACGACCAGCGCAGAAGCAGCAGCTGAAGCTCTGAAGAACATGAGCAAAAATGTTCTTTCTCTGAGCTTTGCTCAAATAGAGGATATCATGTCTCAGCTAGAGCAGATTCTAGCACATTCGCCCAATGTTAGCCTGAATCTGGGGACATCGTGTATTGACACTGTAAGCAATCTGCTAGATGCATCGCCGAACACACTGGCACCCCTTTCAAAGAG GATCATTAGGCTTGTGGACACGGTTGGCTTGAAGCTGGTTGTGCAGAGCCAGATGGCAACTATTCTTGCTCAATCTCTGGCTCTGGCTGTGAAAAAGGTGGATGGGACAGCTTTTCCGCAGACCACATTTACTATGATTGACTCCTCAGACCTGCAG ATTGACAGCGGCCGCAGACGCAGGAGGAATACAGAGACCAGGTTCCTCTCCCCCCAGGGCTCTGTCTTGCTCCCCGCCTCCCTCACGAAGAACCTCACCACTCAGGAGCAGCAGATGGCCTCCAGAGTCCAGTTTAACTTCTACCAGAAGAGCACTCTTTTCCAG GACAAAGCACTCAACCCAAACAAAAGCATGCTGATTAGTGGAGTTCTATCTGCCAGTGTGGCCAACCTGTCCATCTCCAATCTGACAGACAACATAGTAATAACTTTGAGAAATACGAAGAGTTCCATGTCCTATACG GAAAACTATACACTATCTTGTGTATTTTGGGACTTTTACTTAAATG GTGGTGCTGGTGGCTGGAGCCCTGAAGGCTGCAAAGTGATGAACCGCACTGCTAATGAGACGGTGTGCAGCTGTAACCACCTCACCGGCTTTGGGGTGCTACTG AACATTTTCCAGGAGGGGCCACCAAATCCTCTGCAGGCCCTGATCCTGTCCTACATAACTTATATTGGCTGTGGAATCTCTGCGATTTTCCTTTCCATTACCCTGCTCACTTACCTGTCTTTTGA GAAACTGCGTAAAGATACCCCATCCAAGATCCTCATCCACTTGTGCTTGGCTCTGCTGATGCTCAATCTTGTGTTCCTCTTGGACTCTTGGCTGGCTCTGTATGCAAATGCTAAGGGTCTCTGCATCTCTACTGCCTTCTTCTTGCACTACTTCCTATTGGCCTCTTTCACTTGGATGGCCTTGGAGGCGGTACACATGTACATTGTCTTTGTGAAAGTCTTTAACACATATGTTTCCCGCTTCATGGTCAAATTAGGATTTGCTGGCTGGG GCATTCCTCTGGTTGTGGTCATCATTGTCATAGCCACCGATGAAAACAACTATGGACTAGTGTCCTATGGGAAGGTCGACAATGAATACACAAATGACTT CTGCTGGTTGAAGAGCGAGATCGCCTTCTATGTGGGTGTGGTGGTATATTTCTGTGTTGTCTTCCTGATGAACTTAACCATGTTCATTGTAGTGATGGTTCAGCTTTGTCGCATAAAGAGACAAAACCCCCATAGCGTACAGTACCGGAGCAGTCTGCAGCAGCTTCGAAGTGTGGCTGGACTCACCGTGCTCCTGGGCCTCACCTGGGGCTTTGCCTTCTTTGCCTGGGGAGTTCTCAACCTGCCCTTTATGTACCTGTTTGCCATCTTCAACTCGCTACAAG GGTTCTTTATCTTTGTGCTCCATTGTGCTGTCAAAGAGAATGTCAGAAGACAGTGGAGGACATACCTATGTTGTGGAAAGTTCAGGCTGCCAGAAAACTCAG AATGGAGTCACACTGCCACTCAGAAGAACAAGAAATCATCTGTGAATAGGTTTGCCACCTCGTTCCGATCAGTGCAATCATCTAAGTCCAACCACTCTTCCAGCAGCACAACCTTCCTGGTCAGCGACAGCTCAGGAGCAGACCATCACCTGGGGATCA GCAATCCATATGATGACAGAGCAATCACAGCACAGGAGGAGCACAGCTTAGATGTAATACTCAATGAGATCAACCACAGGCACAGGGGCCAGAGATTACACTGA
- the LOC113575171 gene encoding adhesion G-protein coupled receptor G2-like isoform X2, with protein MVNTALCGCHDRQQKVLSHVLLSVLVLLAYLGVTTMTTAMTSKTTASTPTSGPGITYQRNMSSTVINNTTMTKTSITQRSSNFTSGSTNPTNTSSNITTMLMTSTDTTSFYSPTASTPTHCNFSQQCDDHSVYYWMTISVEVTGTFSDEAKIAMWLQQLFREKLGKCNSSTSLDSNNMGMLSSGASVQSNSSLTTVHTPENSVRQIGTTTNLLKNIEVMCDIKTSNETQCNVVLQLTQEADQCCIVSIVDNSTVQAHVVGDKIEKVAKGLCVMNATASPAGNFEKCNGFLTSGSFCNSNVAVNISCSGQSGTVYVSQGIQHGRNCSSSAGNSVNPINTCSCTAYCNSPAAYYTMNITIVDSSFNITQIGSLISHPKPCNTEIHKYINTIYTYFLPLTLGLILLLKYIPVSTFSSGCLVLHNISKMYDSFTVQCGPQPNVNNCTVILKLTKAVDTCSVGSALLTAFQNESAIHAFGIVTRVAKSCISENRTNIDPIQLNMESLVYFNLTLYDICKVNLDRPLGSCMLPPEVCHLVITINQTTIQNVTTTLTPTVVNATLTTNTTNLNTTASTTSAEAAAEALKNMSKNVLSLSFAQIEDIMSQLEQILAHSPNVSLNLGTSCIDTVSNLLDASPNTLAPLSKRIIRLVDTVGLKLVVQSQMATILAQSLALAVKKVDGTAFPQTTFTMIDSSDLQIDSGRRRRRNTETRFLSPQGSVLLPASLTKNLTTQEQQMASRVQFNFYQKSTLFQDKALNPNKSMLISGVLSASVANLSISNLTDNIVITLRNTKSSMSYTENYTLSCVFWDFYLNGGAGGWSPEGCKVMNRTANETVCSCNHLTGFGVLLNIFQEGPPNPLQALILSYITYIGCGISAIFLSITLLTYLSFEKLRKDTPSKILIHLCLALLMLNLVFLLDSWLALYANAKGLCISTAFFLHYFLLASFTWMALEAVHMYIVFVKVFNTYVSRFMVKLGFAGWGIPLVVVIIVIATDENNYGLVSYGKVDNEYTNDFCWLKSEIAFYVGVVVYFCVVFLMNLTMFIVVMVQLCRIKRQNPHSVQYRSSLQQLRSVAGLTVLLGLTWGFAFFAWGVLNLPFMYLFAIFNSLQGFFIFVLHCAVKENVRRQWRTYLCCGKFRLPENSEWSHTATQKNKKSSVNRFATSFRSVQSSKSNHSSSSTTFLVSDSSGADHHLGISNPYDDRAITAQEEHSLDVILNEINHRHRGQRLH; from the exons ATGGTGAATACAGCCCTTTGCGGATGCCATGACAGGCAGCAGAAGGTCCTGTCCCAtgtcctgctctctgttctgGTCCTGCTGGCTTACCTAG GGGTAACTACCATGACAACAGCGATGACTTCAAAAACCACAGCTAGCACTCCTACATCTG GCCCAGGAATCACCTATCAAAGAAATATGTCTTCAACAGTGATAAATAACACAACAATGACGAAGACTTCAATAACCCAAAGAAGCTCTAATTTTACATCTG GATCCACCAATCCAACAAACACGTCTTCAAATATCACAACAATGTTGATGACCTCAACAGACACAACTAGCTTTTATTCGCCAACAG CTTCAACACCAACACATTGCAACTTCTCACAACAATGTGACGATCACT CTGTCTACTACTGGATGACAATCAGTGTTGAAGTAACTGGAACATTTTCTGATGAGGCCAAAATTGCTATGTGG CTCCAGCAACTGTTCAGAGAGAAACTAGGAAAATGTAACTCTAGCACCAGTCTAGACAGCAACAACATGGGCATGTTGAGCTCTGGTGCCTCTGTACAAAGCAACAGCTCACTTACTACAGTTCACACACCAGAAAACAG tGTGAGACAAATTGGAACTACAACCAACCTCCTTAAA AACATTGAGGTCATGTGCGATATTAAGACTAG TAATGAGACACAATGCAATGTCGTGCTGCAGTTGACTCAGGAAGCTGATCAGTGCTGCATAGTGAGTATAGTGGACAACTCGACCGTGCAGGCCCATGTGGTTGGAGACAAAATAGAGAAAGTGG CAAAAGGGCTTTGTGTCATGAATGCTACAGCATCTCCTGCTGGAAACTTTGAGAAGTGCAATGGTTTTCTGACCTCAGGGAGTTTCTGTAATTCAAATGTGGCAGTTAATATCTCTTG tagTGGACAGAGTGGGACAGTGTATGTTTCACAGGGTATTCAACATGGGAGGAACTGCAGCTCTTCTGCTGGTAACAGTG TAAATCCAATAAACACCTGTTCTTGTACAGCTTACTGCAATAGCCCTG ctgcCTATTACACTATGAACATTACAATAGTAGACTCCAGCTTTAATATTACACAGATTGGATCACTG ATTTCTCATCCAAAACCTTgcaacacagagatacataaGTACATTAATACCATATACACTTATTTCTTGCCTTTAACACTAGGCCTTATTCTGCTACTAAAATATATTCCTGTTTCTACATTTAGTTCTGGTTGCCTAGTTCTGCATAATATTTCTAAGATGTATGAC AGCTTTACAGTGCAGTGTGGACCACAACCAAA TGTGAACAATTGCACTGTCATTTTGAAATTGACGAAGGCAGTGGATACATGTTCAGTAGGCTCAGCATTACTCACTGCATTTCAAAACGAAAGCGCTATCCATGCCTTCGGCATTGTTACCAGAGTTG CAAAATCATGTATCTCGGAAAATAGGACAAATATAGATCCTATACAGTTAAATATGGAAAGTCTGGTATATTTCAACCTTACCCTTTATGACATCTGTAAGGTGAACTTGGACAGACCTCTGGGTTCCTG CATGCTCCCGCCAGAAGTATGTCACCTAGTTATAACCATAAACCAGACCACAATTCAGAATGTCACAACTACACTGACACCTACAGTGGTTAATGCAACGCTCACCACCAACACAACTAACCTCAACACCACAG CCTCTACGACCAGCGCAGAAGCAGCAGCTGAAGCTCTGAAGAACATGAGCAAAAATGTTCTTTCTCTGAGCTTTGCTCAAATAGAGGATATCATGTCTCAGCTAGAGCAGATTCTAGCACATTCGCCCAATGTTAGCCTGAATCTGGGGACATCGTGTATTGACACTGTAAGCAATCTGCTAGATGCATCGCCGAACACACTGGCACCCCTTTCAAAGAG GATCATTAGGCTTGTGGACACGGTTGGCTTGAAGCTGGTTGTGCAGAGCCAGATGGCAACTATTCTTGCTCAATCTCTGGCTCTGGCTGTGAAAAAGGTGGATGGGACAGCTTTTCCGCAGACCACATTTACTATGATTGACTCCTCAGACCTGCAG ATTGACAGCGGCCGCAGACGCAGGAGGAATACAGAGACCAGGTTCCTCTCCCCCCAGGGCTCTGTCTTGCTCCCCGCCTCCCTCACGAAGAACCTCACCACTCAGGAGCAGCAGATGGCCTCCAGAGTCCAGTTTAACTTCTACCAGAAGAGCACTCTTTTCCAG GACAAAGCACTCAACCCAAACAAAAGCATGCTGATTAGTGGAGTTCTATCTGCCAGTGTGGCCAACCTGTCCATCTCCAATCTGACAGACAACATAGTAATAACTTTGAGAAATACGAAGAGTTCCATGTCCTATACG GAAAACTATACACTATCTTGTGTATTTTGGGACTTTTACTTAAATG GTGGTGCTGGTGGCTGGAGCCCTGAAGGCTGCAAAGTGATGAACCGCACTGCTAATGAGACGGTGTGCAGCTGTAACCACCTCACCGGCTTTGGGGTGCTACTG AACATTTTCCAGGAGGGGCCACCAAATCCTCTGCAGGCCCTGATCCTGTCCTACATAACTTATATTGGCTGTGGAATCTCTGCGATTTTCCTTTCCATTACCCTGCTCACTTACCTGTCTTTTGA GAAACTGCGTAAAGATACCCCATCCAAGATCCTCATCCACTTGTGCTTGGCTCTGCTGATGCTCAATCTTGTGTTCCTCTTGGACTCTTGGCTGGCTCTGTATGCAAATGCTAAGGGTCTCTGCATCTCTACTGCCTTCTTCTTGCACTACTTCCTATTGGCCTCTTTCACTTGGATGGCCTTGGAGGCGGTACACATGTACATTGTCTTTGTGAAAGTCTTTAACACATATGTTTCCCGCTTCATGGTCAAATTAGGATTTGCTGGCTGGG GCATTCCTCTGGTTGTGGTCATCATTGTCATAGCCACCGATGAAAACAACTATGGACTAGTGTCCTATGGGAAGGTCGACAATGAATACACAAATGACTT CTGCTGGTTGAAGAGCGAGATCGCCTTCTATGTGGGTGTGGTGGTATATTTCTGTGTTGTCTTCCTGATGAACTTAACCATGTTCATTGTAGTGATGGTTCAGCTTTGTCGCATAAAGAGACAAAACCCCCATAGCGTACAGTACCGGAGCAGTCTGCAGCAGCTTCGAAGTGTGGCTGGACTCACCGTGCTCCTGGGCCTCACCTGGGGCTTTGCCTTCTTTGCCTGGGGAGTTCTCAACCTGCCCTTTATGTACCTGTTTGCCATCTTCAACTCGCTACAAG GGTTCTTTATCTTTGTGCTCCATTGTGCTGTCAAAGAGAATGTCAGAAGACAGTGGAGGACATACCTATGTTGTGGAAAGTTCAGGCTGCCAGAAAACTCAG AATGGAGTCACACTGCCACTCAGAAGAACAAGAAATCATCTGTGAATAGGTTTGCCACCTCGTTCCGATCAGTGCAATCATCTAAGTCCAACCACTCTTCCAGCAGCACAACCTTCCTGGTCAGCGACAGCTCAGGAGCAGACCATCACCTGGGGATCA GCAATCCATATGATGACAGAGCAATCACAGCACAGGAGGAGCACAGCTTAGATGTAATACTCAATGAGATCAACCACAGGCACAGGGGCCAGAGATTACACTGA
- the LOC113575171 gene encoding adhesion G-protein coupled receptor G2-like isoform X3, which translates to MVNTALCGCHDRQQKVLSHVLLSVLVLLAYLAGVTTMTTAMTSKTTASTPTSGPGITYQRNMSSTVINNTTMTKTSITQRSSNFTSGSTNPTNTSSNITTMLMTSTDTTSFYSPTASTPTHCNFSQQCDDHSVYYWMTISVEVTGTFSDEAKIAMWLQQLFREKLGKCNSSTSLDSNNMGMLSSGASVQSNSSLTTVHTPENSVRQIGTTTNLLKNIEVMCDIKTSNETQCNVVLQLTQEADQCCIVSIVDNSTVQAHVVGDKIEKVAKGLCVMNATASPAGNFEKCNGFLTSGSFCNSNVAVNISCSGQSGTVYVSQGIQHGRNCSSSAGNSVNPINTCSCTAYCNSPAAYYTMNITIVDSSFNITQIGSLISHPKPCNTEIHNSGCLVLHNISKMYDSFTVQCGPQPNVNNCTVILKLTKAVDTCSVGSALLTAFQNESAIHAFGIVTRVAKSCISENRTNIDPIQLNMESLVYFNLTLYDICKVNLDRPLGSCMLPPEVCHLVITINQTTIQNVTTTLTPTVVNATLTTNTTNLNTTASTTSAEAAAEALKNMSKNVLSLSFAQIEDIMSQLEQILAHSPNVSLNLGTSCIDTVSNLLDASPNTLAPLSKRIIRLVDTVGLKLVVQSQMATILAQSLALAVKKVDGTAFPQTTFTMIDSSDLQIDSGRRRRRNTETRFLSPQGSVLLPASLTKNLTTQEQQMASRVQFNFYQKSTLFQDKALNPNKSMLISGVLSASVANLSISNLTDNIVITLRNTKSSMSYTENYTLSCVFWDFYLNGGAGGWSPEGCKVMNRTANETVCSCNHLTGFGVLLNIFQEGPPNPLQALILSYITYIGCGISAIFLSITLLTYLSFEKLRKDTPSKILIHLCLALLMLNLVFLLDSWLALYANAKGLCISTAFFLHYFLLASFTWMALEAVHMYIVFVKVFNTYVSRFMVKLGFAGWGIPLVVVIIVIATDENNYGLVSYGKVDNEYTNDFCWLKSEIAFYVGVVVYFCVVFLMNLTMFIVVMVQLCRIKRQNPHSVQYRSSLQQLRSVAGLTVLLGLTWGFAFFAWGVLNLPFMYLFAIFNSLQGFFIFVLHCAVKENVRRQWRTYLCCGKFRLPENSEWSHTATQKNKKSSVNRFATSFRSVQSSKSNHSSSSTTFLVSDSSGADHHLGISNPYDDRAITAQEEHSLDVILNEINHRHRGQRLH; encoded by the exons ATGGTGAATACAGCCCTTTGCGGATGCCATGACAGGCAGCAGAAGGTCCTGTCCCAtgtcctgctctctgttctgGTCCTGCTGGCTTACCTAG CAGGGGTAACTACCATGACAACAGCGATGACTTCAAAAACCACAGCTAGCACTCCTACATCTG GCCCAGGAATCACCTATCAAAGAAATATGTCTTCAACAGTGATAAATAACACAACAATGACGAAGACTTCAATAACCCAAAGAAGCTCTAATTTTACATCTG GATCCACCAATCCAACAAACACGTCTTCAAATATCACAACAATGTTGATGACCTCAACAGACACAACTAGCTTTTATTCGCCAACAG CTTCAACACCAACACATTGCAACTTCTCACAACAATGTGACGATCACT CTGTCTACTACTGGATGACAATCAGTGTTGAAGTAACTGGAACATTTTCTGATGAGGCCAAAATTGCTATGTGG CTCCAGCAACTGTTCAGAGAGAAACTAGGAAAATGTAACTCTAGCACCAGTCTAGACAGCAACAACATGGGCATGTTGAGCTCTGGTGCCTCTGTACAAAGCAACAGCTCACTTACTACAGTTCACACACCAGAAAACAG tGTGAGACAAATTGGAACTACAACCAACCTCCTTAAA AACATTGAGGTCATGTGCGATATTAAGACTAG TAATGAGACACAATGCAATGTCGTGCTGCAGTTGACTCAGGAAGCTGATCAGTGCTGCATAGTGAGTATAGTGGACAACTCGACCGTGCAGGCCCATGTGGTTGGAGACAAAATAGAGAAAGTGG CAAAAGGGCTTTGTGTCATGAATGCTACAGCATCTCCTGCTGGAAACTTTGAGAAGTGCAATGGTTTTCTGACCTCAGGGAGTTTCTGTAATTCAAATGTGGCAGTTAATATCTCTTG tagTGGACAGAGTGGGACAGTGTATGTTTCACAGGGTATTCAACATGGGAGGAACTGCAGCTCTTCTGCTGGTAACAGTG TAAATCCAATAAACACCTGTTCTTGTACAGCTTACTGCAATAGCCCTG ctgcCTATTACACTATGAACATTACAATAGTAGACTCCAGCTTTAATATTACACAGATTGGATCACTG ATTTCTCATCCAAAACCTTgcaacacagagatacataa TTCTGGTTGCCTAGTTCTGCATAATATTTCTAAGATGTATGAC AGCTTTACAGTGCAGTGTGGACCACAACCAAA TGTGAACAATTGCACTGTCATTTTGAAATTGACGAAGGCAGTGGATACATGTTCAGTAGGCTCAGCATTACTCACTGCATTTCAAAACGAAAGCGCTATCCATGCCTTCGGCATTGTTACCAGAGTTG CAAAATCATGTATCTCGGAAAATAGGACAAATATAGATCCTATACAGTTAAATATGGAAAGTCTGGTATATTTCAACCTTACCCTTTATGACATCTGTAAGGTGAACTTGGACAGACCTCTGGGTTCCTG CATGCTCCCGCCAGAAGTATGTCACCTAGTTATAACCATAAACCAGACCACAATTCAGAATGTCACAACTACACTGACACCTACAGTGGTTAATGCAACGCTCACCACCAACACAACTAACCTCAACACCACAG CCTCTACGACCAGCGCAGAAGCAGCAGCTGAAGCTCTGAAGAACATGAGCAAAAATGTTCTTTCTCTGAGCTTTGCTCAAATAGAGGATATCATGTCTCAGCTAGAGCAGATTCTAGCACATTCGCCCAATGTTAGCCTGAATCTGGGGACATCGTGTATTGACACTGTAAGCAATCTGCTAGATGCATCGCCGAACACACTGGCACCCCTTTCAAAGAG GATCATTAGGCTTGTGGACACGGTTGGCTTGAAGCTGGTTGTGCAGAGCCAGATGGCAACTATTCTTGCTCAATCTCTGGCTCTGGCTGTGAAAAAGGTGGATGGGACAGCTTTTCCGCAGACCACATTTACTATGATTGACTCCTCAGACCTGCAG ATTGACAGCGGCCGCAGACGCAGGAGGAATACAGAGACCAGGTTCCTCTCCCCCCAGGGCTCTGTCTTGCTCCCCGCCTCCCTCACGAAGAACCTCACCACTCAGGAGCAGCAGATGGCCTCCAGAGTCCAGTTTAACTTCTACCAGAAGAGCACTCTTTTCCAG GACAAAGCACTCAACCCAAACAAAAGCATGCTGATTAGTGGAGTTCTATCTGCCAGTGTGGCCAACCTGTCCATCTCCAATCTGACAGACAACATAGTAATAACTTTGAGAAATACGAAGAGTTCCATGTCCTATACG GAAAACTATACACTATCTTGTGTATTTTGGGACTTTTACTTAAATG GTGGTGCTGGTGGCTGGAGCCCTGAAGGCTGCAAAGTGATGAACCGCACTGCTAATGAGACGGTGTGCAGCTGTAACCACCTCACCGGCTTTGGGGTGCTACTG AACATTTTCCAGGAGGGGCCACCAAATCCTCTGCAGGCCCTGATCCTGTCCTACATAACTTATATTGGCTGTGGAATCTCTGCGATTTTCCTTTCCATTACCCTGCTCACTTACCTGTCTTTTGA GAAACTGCGTAAAGATACCCCATCCAAGATCCTCATCCACTTGTGCTTGGCTCTGCTGATGCTCAATCTTGTGTTCCTCTTGGACTCTTGGCTGGCTCTGTATGCAAATGCTAAGGGTCTCTGCATCTCTACTGCCTTCTTCTTGCACTACTTCCTATTGGCCTCTTTCACTTGGATGGCCTTGGAGGCGGTACACATGTACATTGTCTTTGTGAAAGTCTTTAACACATATGTTTCCCGCTTCATGGTCAAATTAGGATTTGCTGGCTGGG GCATTCCTCTGGTTGTGGTCATCATTGTCATAGCCACCGATGAAAACAACTATGGACTAGTGTCCTATGGGAAGGTCGACAATGAATACACAAATGACTT CTGCTGGTTGAAGAGCGAGATCGCCTTCTATGTGGGTGTGGTGGTATATTTCTGTGTTGTCTTCCTGATGAACTTAACCATGTTCATTGTAGTGATGGTTCAGCTTTGTCGCATAAAGAGACAAAACCCCCATAGCGTACAGTACCGGAGCAGTCTGCAGCAGCTTCGAAGTGTGGCTGGACTCACCGTGCTCCTGGGCCTCACCTGGGGCTTTGCCTTCTTTGCCTGGGGAGTTCTCAACCTGCCCTTTATGTACCTGTTTGCCATCTTCAACTCGCTACAAG GGTTCTTTATCTTTGTGCTCCATTGTGCTGTCAAAGAGAATGTCAGAAGACAGTGGAGGACATACCTATGTTGTGGAAAGTTCAGGCTGCCAGAAAACTCAG AATGGAGTCACACTGCCACTCAGAAGAACAAGAAATCATCTGTGAATAGGTTTGCCACCTCGTTCCGATCAGTGCAATCATCTAAGTCCAACCACTCTTCCAGCAGCACAACCTTCCTGGTCAGCGACAGCTCAGGAGCAGACCATCACCTGGGGATCA GCAATCCATATGATGACAGAGCAATCACAGCACAGGAGGAGCACAGCTTAGATGTAATACTCAATGAGATCAACCACAGGCACAGGGGCCAGAGATTACACTGA